The proteins below are encoded in one region of Juglans microcarpa x Juglans regia isolate MS1-56 chromosome 4D, Jm3101_v1.0, whole genome shotgun sequence:
- the LOC121261375 gene encoding 24-methylenesterol C-methyltransferase 2, whose product MDSLALFCTGALLAGGLFWFVCILGPAEQKGKRAVDLSGGSISAEKVQDNYKQYWSFFRRPKEIETAEKVPDFVDTFYNLVTDIYEWGWGQSFHFSPSIPGKSHRDATRIHEEMAVDLIDVKPGDRILDVGCGVGGPMRAIASHSRAKVVGITINEYQVNRARLHNKKAGLEDLCEVVCGNFLGMPFQDNSFDGAYSIEATCHAPKLEEVYAEIFRVLKPGSLYVSYEWVTTEKYSADNPEHVDIIQGIERGDALPGLRNYKDIAETARKVGFEIVKERDLAKPPAQPWWTRLKMGRIAYWRNHILVTILSALGIAPKGTVDVHEMLFVTADHLTRGGETGIFTPMHMILCRKPE is encoded by the coding sequence ATGGATTCTCTTGCTCTTTTCTGTACTGGGGCTCTGCTTGCCGGTGGACTCTTCTGGTTCGTTTGCATTCTGGGTCCTGCCGAACAGAAGGGCAAACGAGCCGTAGATCTATCGGGTGGCTCAATCTCAGCTGAGAAAGTTCAAGATAATTACAAGCAATACTGGTCATTCTTCCGCCGCCCCAAAGAGATTGAAACTGCCGAGAAAGTTCCAGACTTCGTCGACACATTTTACAATCTGGTCACCGACATATACGAGTGGGGTTGGGGCCAGTCCTTCCACTTTTCCCCTTCCATCCCCGGCAAGTCCCACCGCGATGCTACGCGCATTCACGAGGAGATGGCAGTCGATCTCATCGACGTTAAACCGGGGGATCGAATTCTGGACGTCGGGTGTGGCGTCGGAGGGCCCATGCGTGCCATCGCCTCCCATTCGCGCGCCAAAGTCGTGGGCATAACGATTAACGAGTACCAAGTGAATCGCGCGCGTTTGCATAACAAGAAGGCAGGCCTTGAAGACCTCTGCGAAGTGGTGTGCGGTAACTTCCTCGGGATGCCATTCCAGGACAACAGCTTCGACGGCGCGTACTCGATCGAAGCGACCTGTCACGCGCCGAAGCTAGAGGAGGTGTACGCCGAGATCTTTAGGGTTCTGAAGCCTGGATCTCTCTACGTATCGTACGAGTGGGTCACGACGGAGAAGTACAGCGCCGATAACCCCGAGCACGTGGATATCATCCAAGGGATCGAGAGAGGGGATGCCTTGCCTGGGCTCAGAAACTACAAGGACATAGCCGAGACGGCGAGAAAGGTAGGGTTCGAGATCGTGAAGGAACGAGATCTGGCTAAGCCCCCGGCCCAGCCGTGGTGGACGAGGTTGAAGATGGGGAGAATCGCCTACTGGAGGAATCACATTCTCGTCACCATACTCTCGGCCCTGGGGATAGCGCCCAAAGGGACGGTCGATGTGCACGAGATGCTGTTCGTGACGGCCGACCACTTGACCCGAGGTGGCGAGACCGGTATTTTCACTCCGATGCACATGATCCTCTGCAGAAAGCCCGAGTAA
- the LOC121261378 gene encoding uncharacterized protein At1g76070-like: MEKQGKPMEKQGKPKNRILKFLPRAASAIAVSFQNPPFSPGRDKRSEINTTKLKAHAGRGFSGPIISIIPVEARRKSRNGGMYETQEPTSPKVSCMGQIKHKKKIKKAAKSAAPPPQDRVKAVSSTSSPHRRDIKKHTSAIRRMFSGKTKPGRNSDVVSPAAEEPAEIPADRAPSLSQMKRFASRRNSLPEFDWTADQISPIDRDHRNYYSDEERDREESDQEEEDVMIPFSAPILMVDGGGVPLQPRKEINLWKRRTMAPPRPLDLNTVDWTN, from the coding sequence ATGGAGAAACAAGGTAAACCGATGGAGAAACAAGGTAAACCGAAGAACAGGATCTTGAAATTTCTACCGAGAGCAGCTTCTGCAATAGCAGTCTCCTTCCAAAACCCTCCATTCAGCCCTGGTAGGGACAAGAGATCGGAGATCAATACGACCAAGCTTAAAGCTCATGCCGGCAGAGGATTTTCGGGTCCGATCATATCGATAATTCCGGTTGAAGCTCGAAGAAAGTCCAGGAATGGGGGGATGTACGAGACACAAGAACCCACTTCACCTAAAGTGTCATGCATGGGCCAGATCAAGCACaagaaaaagatcaagaaaGCTGCTAAGAGTGCCGCGCCGCCGCCTCAAGATCGGGTGAAGGCTGTGTCGAgtacttcttctcctcatcgCCGTGACATAAAGAAGCATACCTCGGCTATTAGGAGGATGTTTAGTGGTAAAACAAAACCAGGGAGGAACTCCGATGTTGTTTCTCCTGCTGCCGAGGAGCCAGCTGAGATTCCTGCAGATAGAGCGCCTTCATTAAGTCAAATGAAGCGGTTCGCGAGTAGACGCAATTCGTTGCCTGAATTTGACTGGACGGCTGATCAGATTTCACCAATAGACAGGGATCACCGGAACTATTACTCGGATGAAGAGAGAGATCGAGAAGAGAGTGATCAAGAAGAGGAGGACGTCATGATTCCTTTCTCTGCACCTATATTAATGGTAGATGGAGGAGGAGTGCCTTTGCAgccaagaaaagaaattaatctgTGGAAGAGAAGAACAATGGCTCCACCCAGACCTCTTGATTTAAACACGGTCGACTggacaaattga
- the LOC121261376 gene encoding thioredoxin-like protein CDSP32, chloroplastic has protein sequence MATITNFLSKPLSSFATLPRINPLCLRSSFLPFVTEPKPLPKKNIRSRTHFVTKATAASGTKKVKADDRVRQVHSVEEFDEALRMAKNKLVVVEFAASHSFYSSKIYPFMVDLSRTCSDVEFLLVMGDESGKTEELCKREKIEKVPHFSFYKSMEKIHEEEGIGPDMLMGDVLYYGDSHSAVEQLHNREDVEKLIEDHKVDHKLIVLDVGLKHCGPCVKVYPTVLKLSRQMTDSVVFARMNGDENDSCMQFLKDMDVVEVPTFLFIRDGEVCGRYVGSGKGELIGEILRYQGVRVT, from the coding sequence ATGGCCACAATAACAAACTTTTTATCCAAACCACTCTCGTCTTTTGCCACTCTCCCTAGAATCAATCCTCTTTGCCTCCGCAGTTCCTTCTTACCCTTCGTGACTGAACCGAAGCCCCTacccaaaaaaaatatcagaagtCGAACTCACTTCGTTACAAAGGCCACAGCCGCATCTGGCACTAAAAAGGTTAAAGCCGATGACAGAGTACGGCAAGTCCACAGCGTAGAAGAATTCGATGAAGCCCTCCGAATGGCGAAAAACAAGCTCGTAGTGGTAGAGTTCGCGGCCAGCCACAGTTTCTACAGCAGTAAAATCTACCCGTTCATGGTGGACCTCAGTCGGACATGCAGCGACGTAGAGTTCCTTCTGGTTATGGGCGATGAATCAGGTAAGACTGAGGAACTttgcaagagagagaaaattgagaaaGTCCCACACTTTAGCTTTTACAAGAGCATGGAGAAAATCCATGAAGAGGAGGGGATTGGCCCAGATATGCTGATGGGTGATGTATTATACTATGGAGATAGCCATTCGGCGGTGGAGCAACTACACAACAGGGAGGATGTGGAGAAGTTGATTGAAGATCATAAGGTGGATCACAAGCTGATTGTGCTTGATGTGGGGTTGAAGCACTGCGGGCCTTGCGTTAAGGTGTATCCGACGGTGCTTAAACTGTCGAGGCAGATGACTGACTCTGTTGTTTTTGCACGCATGAATGGCGATGAGAACGATAGCTGCATGCAGTTCTTGAAGGACATGGACGTGGTGGAGGTGCCTACGTTTTTGTTCATCAGAGACGGTGAAGTATGCGGAAGGTATGTGGGTTCGGGAAAGGGGGAGCTTATTGGTGAGATCCTTAGATACCAAGGAGTTCGCGTGACATAA